A stretch of the Mycobacterium shigaense genome encodes the following:
- a CDS encoding condensation domain-containing protein, with protein MSNVLDLTDQTLFLAERATSTTNVLQCIWVYDRGVDIDGLREFHRHLGRGRLRRRIECSPLPFGRHRWVTPSDHSDLEVVATPRPRSDIDAWCSEQAGIRPDAERGVGWHLAVLPFTEGGAAVSLVVTHCLTDGVGLCEALADAAAGRDGAITWPAAGSRPRRHALRQDARHTAADILEIGRSLVGAARLARRGRDSAVAATPPTKRPAPLSESDGPITLPVVTIFINGDEWDARANALGGTSNALLAGLAAHLARGLGRVAVDGTVTIGMLVSERTPGDTRANAVSNVDIQVDPAPVTTNLRELRTLIKHALIRHQEVPDERWVLLPLVPLIPKRLFRRMLSVATGSATTVASSNLGVIDPDAIRPDGTDADHFALKSLYPGVTTATMRRTNGALVLVSGRASGRVFISVLSYELGRPNSNDELRQRISHALSDFSLTATTGWHTGSGSSSVLAR; from the coding sequence ATGAGCAACGTGCTGGATCTCACCGACCAGACACTCTTCCTCGCCGAGCGCGCGACCAGCACCACCAATGTGCTGCAATGCATTTGGGTCTACGACCGCGGCGTCGACATCGACGGTCTGCGCGAGTTCCACCGCCATCTCGGGCGAGGACGGCTGCGCCGCCGCATCGAATGCTCGCCGTTGCCGTTCGGCCGTCACCGCTGGGTGACGCCCAGTGATCATTCGGATCTCGAGGTCGTCGCGACCCCTCGACCCCGCAGCGACATCGACGCGTGGTGCAGCGAACAGGCCGGTATCCGGCCCGATGCCGAGCGCGGCGTCGGATGGCATCTGGCGGTGCTGCCGTTCACCGAAGGCGGCGCAGCGGTGAGCTTGGTCGTCACACACTGCCTGACTGACGGCGTGGGACTCTGCGAGGCGCTGGCCGACGCGGCAGCCGGTCGCGACGGTGCGATCACCTGGCCGGCCGCGGGGTCACGACCGCGGCGCCACGCGCTGCGTCAGGATGCACGCCACACCGCCGCCGACATACTCGAAATCGGCCGCTCCTTGGTCGGCGCGGCTCGATTGGCCCGGCGTGGCCGCGACAGTGCCGTCGCGGCCACGCCACCCACAAAGCGGCCGGCCCCACTGAGCGAATCGGACGGACCTATCACGCTGCCGGTGGTGACGATCTTCATCAACGGCGACGAGTGGGATGCCCGCGCGAACGCGCTCGGGGGGACCAGCAATGCGCTGCTCGCAGGTTTGGCGGCCCACCTCGCCCGGGGATTGGGGCGGGTAGCCGTCGACGGCACGGTCACAATCGGGATGCTCGTCAGCGAACGCACGCCGGGAGATACCCGCGCCAATGCCGTCTCGAACGTCGACATTCAGGTCGATCCCGCACCCGTCACGACGAATCTGCGCGAGCTTCGCACCCTGATCAAGCACGCACTGATCCGCCATCAGGAGGTGCCCGACGAACGATGGGTGCTGCTGCCGCTGGTACCGCTGATCCCCAAGCGGCTGTTCCGGCGAATGCTGAGTGTGGCCACCGGTAGCGCGACCACCGTCGCGTCGTCCAACCTCGGCGTCATCGACCCGGACGCCATCCGGCCAGACGGCACGGATGCCGACCATTTCGCGTTGAAGTCGCTGTACCCGGGCGTCACCACCGCAACGATGCGGCGCACCAATGGGGCGCTGGTGCTGGTGTCGGGTCGCGCCAGCGGCCGCGTCTTCATTTCCGTCCTGTCCTATGAGCTGGGCCGCCCTAATTCCAACGACGAATTGCGGCAACGGATTTCACACGCTCTGAGCGACTTCTCGCTCACCGCCACCACCGGCTGGCACACCGGCAGCGGTTCGTCCTCCGTACTGGCGAGGTAG
- a CDS encoding DUF3060 domain-containing protein gives MWRKILRACAVALASGALLGGASLCAATGAAAPAGQRPIPLDLAPAKVDTSFGAVTYDCGSQSLIKVVGEDSTITLNGTCGEVDVTGVANTVNLQTVAIINAPGTGNHITWEKGPGGGVPRISNPSGSNDIHGPGGIQIQG, from the coding sequence ATGTGGAGGAAGATTCTTCGCGCGTGCGCCGTGGCGTTGGCTTCAGGGGCGCTGCTGGGCGGCGCGAGCCTCTGTGCCGCAACCGGCGCCGCCGCACCCGCGGGGCAGCGGCCCATACCCCTCGATCTTGCTCCCGCCAAAGTCGATACGAGCTTCGGCGCGGTGACCTATGACTGCGGCAGCCAATCGCTGATCAAGGTCGTGGGCGAGGACTCGACCATCACTTTGAACGGCACTTGCGGCGAGGTCGACGTCACCGGGGTAGCGAACACCGTAAATCTGCAGACCGTGGCCATCATCAACGCGCCCGGCACGGGCAACCACATCACGTGGGAGAAGGGGCCGGGCGGCGGGGTGCCCCGCATCAGCAATCCGAGCGGCAGCAACGACATCCATGGCCCCGGCGGCATTCAGATCCAGGGCTGA
- a CDS encoding Rv0361 family membrane protein: protein MSKQRGRGVHMFVPVIARAAAVGTAIILTAACTTSTGGSARPQQTGTPVSATAAAPPGTSAAPAPPAKPSAQDQIRETLMAFQDAYNTQNWDAYLQLMCTAMRTKFDGTAMNYVKKTRAQNGVTTIKDINSIVVTGDTANATFVGQNETVGSHTASLPLKLEDGWKICKTSY from the coding sequence ATGAGCAAGCAACGGGGGAGGGGTGTGCACATGTTCGTGCCGGTCATTGCCCGCGCCGCGGCCGTCGGCACCGCCATCATCTTGACCGCGGCATGCACGACATCCACCGGCGGCTCCGCGCGGCCCCAACAAACCGGCACCCCCGTCTCGGCGACGGCGGCGGCCCCGCCCGGCACGTCAGCGGCACCGGCCCCGCCGGCCAAGCCTTCTGCCCAGGATCAGATTCGCGAGACCCTGATGGCGTTTCAGGATGCCTACAACACCCAAAACTGGGACGCCTATCTGCAATTGATGTGCACCGCGATGCGCACGAAGTTCGACGGCACCGCGATGAACTACGTCAAAAAGACCCGCGCCCAAAACGGCGTCACCACCATCAAAGACATCAACTCGATCGTCGTCACCGGGGACACCGCCAACGCCACGTTCGTAGGGCAGAACGAAACCGTGGGCTCGCACACCGCCAGCCTGCCGTTGAAGCTCGAAGACGGCTGGAAGATCTGCAAGACCAGTTACTGA
- a CDS encoding aldehyde dehydrogenase family protein produces the protein MTSTTIPVFNPSNEEQIAEVPDSDQATVDAAVARARETFESGVWRKAPASHRANVLFRAARIIEERKDELAALEAQDNGMNLTAAGHIIPVSVDMLKYYAGWVGKIHGESANLVSDGLLGTWETYHTFTQLEPVGVVGLIIPWNGPFFVAMLKVAPALAAGCSAVLKPAEETPLTALKLEEIFREAGLPDGVLNVITGYGETTGAALTAHPDVDKISFTGSTEVGRLIVKAAAGNLKRLTLELGGKSPLIMFDDANLDKAIMGAGMGLLAGSGQNCSCTSRIYVQRGIYDQVVEGLAGFAQMLPMGGSDDPDSVLGPLISDKQRKRVEGIVNDGVAGGAEVITGGKPMDRKGYFYEATIVTNTTPDMRLIKEEIFGPVGSVIPFDGEDEVIAAANDTHYGLAGSIWTENLSRAHRVVNELRAGQIWVNSSLAADPSMPISGHKQSGWGGERGRKGIEAYFNTKAVYIGL, from the coding sequence TTGACTAGCACCACGATTCCGGTCTTCAACCCGTCCAACGAGGAGCAGATCGCGGAGGTCCCCGATTCCGACCAGGCGACCGTCGACGCGGCGGTGGCCCGAGCCCGCGAGACCTTCGAGTCCGGTGTGTGGCGTAAGGCGCCCGCGTCGCATCGGGCCAACGTGCTGTTTCGCGCCGCGCGCATCATCGAGGAACGCAAAGACGAGCTGGCCGCGCTCGAAGCGCAGGACAACGGGATGAACCTGACGGCCGCCGGCCACATCATCCCGGTGTCCGTGGACATGCTGAAGTACTACGCCGGGTGGGTCGGCAAGATCCACGGCGAGTCGGCCAACCTGGTGTCCGACGGCCTGCTCGGCACGTGGGAGACCTACCACACCTTCACCCAGCTCGAGCCGGTCGGCGTAGTCGGCCTGATCATCCCGTGGAACGGGCCGTTCTTTGTCGCGATGCTCAAGGTCGCGCCCGCCCTGGCCGCGGGTTGCAGCGCGGTGCTCAAGCCCGCCGAGGAGACGCCGCTCACCGCGTTGAAGCTCGAGGAGATCTTCCGCGAGGCGGGTCTGCCCGACGGTGTGCTGAATGTCATCACCGGCTACGGCGAGACCACGGGTGCCGCACTGACCGCACATCCGGACGTCGACAAGATCTCGTTCACCGGGTCGACGGAGGTCGGACGGCTGATCGTCAAGGCCGCCGCGGGCAACCTGAAACGGCTGACGCTCGAGCTCGGTGGAAAGTCGCCGCTGATCATGTTCGACGACGCCAACCTGGACAAGGCCATCATGGGTGCGGGCATGGGACTACTGGCCGGCTCGGGACAGAACTGTTCGTGCACCTCGCGGATCTACGTCCAGCGCGGCATCTACGACCAGGTGGTCGAAGGCTTGGCCGGGTTCGCGCAGATGCTGCCGATGGGCGGCAGCGACGACCCGGATTCGGTTCTGGGACCACTGATTAGCGACAAGCAGCGCAAGCGCGTGGAAGGCATCGTCAACGACGGCGTGGCCGGCGGCGCCGAAGTGATCACCGGCGGCAAACCGATGGACCGCAAGGGTTATTTCTACGAGGCGACGATCGTCACCAACACCACCCCCGACATGCGGCTCATCAAGGAGGAGATTTTCGGGCCGGTCGGTTCGGTGATCCCGTTCGACGGCGAGGACGAGGTGATCGCCGCCGCCAACGACACACACTACGGCCTGGCCGGGTCGATCTGGACCGAGAACCTCTCCCGTGCGCATCGAGTGGTGAATGAGCTTCGTGCAGGCCAGATTTGGGTAAACTCGTCGCTCGCAGCAGACCCGTCGATGCCGATCAGCGGTCACAAGCAGTCGGGTTGGGGCGGCGAGCGCGGCCGCAAGGGCATCGAGGCCTACTTCAACACCAAGGCGGTCTACATCGGCCTGTGA
- a CDS encoding sensor histidine kinase: protein MMVLGLLTVLLASLGVTIDVLIGWQVHRDLHDRLMATAARADALAAANTPPERLVSQLNGGSIRALLITAGGTRYGDPAISPDATAGPTEALPPPPPPGWPPPPPPWGPPPPPPPWGPPPLAPPSPDGTATVVVHPLSAGGRLILVADTTQTTELLSRLRGIMIAASLAILAVAGLLLIAVTGAALRPLDRLTTLARSITTGDRGRRLHPDRPNTELGRAAAAFDGMLDALEASEEQARRSAETAHRAEAATRQFFADAAHDLRTPIAGIQAAAEQMLSAAMQYSNDPASKGQYRRAELLLAESRRAGRLVADMLDLSRIDAGVTLEPSDVDLGALVDAQCERATMLSPDLTITRLGEPAVPLNADAHRIDQILTNLLDNARRHTPPGGRITIELSAGRHGAENAAPWAELTITDTGPGVPAADRERIFGRLVRLNTSRDRDRGGAGLGLPIARALARAHHGDLVCLPHNGGACFRLTLPLQTGTASGHARQAQAR from the coding sequence ATGATGGTGCTCGGCCTGCTCACCGTGCTGCTGGCGAGCCTCGGCGTCACCATCGACGTGCTGATCGGATGGCAGGTCCACCGCGACCTGCACGACCGACTGATGGCGACCGCAGCGCGCGCCGACGCATTGGCCGCCGCAAACACCCCACCCGAGCGCCTCGTCAGCCAACTGAACGGCGGCAGCATCCGCGCGTTGCTCATCACTGCCGGCGGAACCCGATATGGTGACCCCGCCATAAGTCCCGACGCCACGGCAGGTCCGACGGAGGCGCTGCCGCCGCCTCCACCACCGGGATGGCCGCCTCCTCCGCCGCCCTGGGGTCCTCCGCCACCGCCGCCGCCCTGGGGTCCTCCGCCACTGGCGCCGCCGTCCCCGGACGGCACCGCCACGGTCGTCGTGCACCCACTGAGCGCCGGGGGACGGCTGATCCTGGTGGCCGACACCACGCAGACGACCGAATTACTGAGCCGACTGCGCGGGATCATGATCGCGGCCAGCCTGGCGATCCTGGCGGTGGCGGGCCTGCTGCTCATCGCCGTCACCGGCGCCGCGCTGCGCCCGCTTGATCGACTCACGACCTTGGCTCGGTCCATCACCACCGGCGACCGCGGCCGACGACTGCACCCGGACCGGCCCAACACCGAATTGGGGCGCGCCGCCGCGGCTTTCGACGGCATGCTCGACGCGTTGGAAGCCTCCGAGGAGCAAGCCCGGCGCTCGGCGGAGACAGCCCACCGCGCCGAGGCGGCCACCCGCCAATTCTTCGCCGATGCGGCTCACGATCTGCGCACGCCCATCGCGGGTATCCAGGCCGCCGCAGAGCAAATGCTCAGCGCGGCAATGCAATACAGCAATGATCCCGCGTCAAAGGGTCAATATCGCCGCGCCGAGCTACTGCTCGCCGAATCCCGCCGTGCCGGACGGCTCGTGGCTGACATGCTTGACCTGAGCCGCATCGACGCGGGTGTGACGCTCGAGCCGTCCGACGTTGACCTGGGCGCCCTCGTCGATGCGCAATGCGAACGCGCGACCATGCTGTCGCCGGATCTGACCATCACTCGCCTCGGGGAGCCCGCGGTACCCCTCAACGCCGACGCACATCGAATCGATCAGATTCTTACCAACCTGCTCGACAATGCCCGCCGGCACACCCCGCCGGGTGGCCGCATCACCATCGAGTTAAGCGCGGGCCGGCATGGTGCCGAAAACGCCGCCCCGTGGGCCGAACTCACGATCACCGATACCGGTCCCGGGGTTCCCGCCGCCGACCGCGAGCGCATATTCGGCAGGCTGGTGCGACTTAACACCTCCCGCGACCGGGATCGGGGAGGAGCGGGTCTTGGCCTACCGATCGCTCGCGCATTGGCACGCGCACACCACGGCGACCTCGTCTGCCTGCCGCATAACGGGGGCGCGTGTTTTCGGCTGACCCTTCCGCTGCAGACGGGGACTGCCAGTGGGCATGCACGCCAGGCGCAAGCTCGCTAA
- a CDS encoding response regulator transcription factor — protein MSERSCTHRAGRGQATYKGIAARVLIVEDSEAIREMVSEALTDAGYVSEARADGTGLETALEGFRPDLVVLDVMLPGRDGFELIDVVRDWGESGIVLLTARDGLPDRLRGLDGGADDYVVKPFELAELLSRVGAVLRRRGRLPSVVQFGDLALDLDAGVASRAGKPLALNGTELRLLAFLVEQRGRIVSTGQILNAVWGYDAYDANLVHVHVSGLRRKLEAHGPRVLCTVRGIGYRLQPVRP, from the coding sequence ATGAGCGAGCGGTCCTGCACACATCGAGCCGGACGAGGTCAGGCGACGTACAAGGGAATCGCTGCCCGGGTGCTGATCGTGGAGGATTCCGAGGCCATCCGCGAGATGGTCAGCGAGGCACTGACCGACGCCGGATATGTCAGCGAGGCCCGCGCGGACGGCACCGGCCTGGAAACCGCTCTGGAAGGGTTCAGGCCCGACCTGGTGGTCTTGGACGTGATGCTGCCGGGCCGCGACGGCTTCGAACTCATCGATGTGGTTCGAGACTGGGGCGAGTCGGGAATAGTCTTGCTCACCGCGCGCGACGGATTGCCCGACCGGCTGCGGGGTTTGGACGGCGGCGCCGACGATTACGTCGTCAAACCTTTCGAACTGGCCGAGTTGTTGTCGCGGGTCGGTGCGGTGTTGCGCCGGCGTGGCCGACTACCTTCGGTGGTTCAATTCGGCGACCTGGCACTGGATTTGGACGCCGGCGTGGCCTCGCGCGCCGGAAAACCGTTGGCGCTGAACGGTACCGAGCTTCGGCTGCTGGCCTTTCTGGTGGAGCAACGCGGTCGCATCGTGAGCACCGGCCAAATCCTGAACGCCGTCTGGGGTTACGACGCCTACGATGCCAACCTGGTTCACGTTCACGTCAGCGGACTGCGGCGCAAGCTCGAGGCGCACGGTCCGCGGGTGTTGTGCACCGTGCGCGGCATCGGTTATCGCCTGCAGCCGGTACGGCCGTGA
- a CDS encoding condensation domain-containing protein, whose protein sequence is MVALGNISEWQPPSGPLTMWSPAPASREAARGARRSDLPPSYQQVQHLWSSLNGRAMNRQLPRLMVVSWDIPGTCDISAMTAAVNAHVHRHDTYHNWFEVENGVIVRRTIEDSALIDLVPMSLGHKTPDEMRTHVLTATPETLEWGCFTFGVVQHTDYFSFYASVDHLHIDGLSAGLIFFDIHLMYQELCDDTREHTPPSPPQVRSYRDYAARQREQIAELTLSSSPIKDWIAFARETDGNWPSFPLPLGDTWTHSRGDLVTVELLDADETVAFDETCRAAGARFIGGVLACAALAEHKLTGRETYHGFTARDTRTPGIDTMTVGWFASMVPVSVPTTSESFAEAARAAQKSFDAAKDLAGVPVERVLELATPDELGIKLPTCLPMMLSFLDFRKIPLAGLWAETNFGTYGDSLSHGGINMWINRHAERTTVTISFPDNEVARESVLRYIATLSETFARAIEKTPDQPEADDDEAA, encoded by the coding sequence ATGGTCGCACTCGGAAATATCAGTGAATGGCAGCCGCCGAGCGGTCCACTCACCATGTGGTCTCCCGCGCCGGCATCGCGTGAAGCTGCTCGCGGCGCCCGGCGAAGCGATCTTCCTCCCAGTTATCAACAGGTGCAACATCTTTGGTCCTCCCTCAACGGCAGGGCGATGAACAGGCAGCTGCCGCGCCTGATGGTGGTTTCCTGGGACATTCCCGGCACATGTGACATTTCGGCAATGACGGCAGCGGTCAATGCGCATGTCCACCGTCACGACACCTACCACAATTGGTTCGAAGTCGAGAACGGCGTCATCGTCCGCCGCACCATCGAGGACTCCGCCCTGATCGACCTCGTTCCCATGTCGCTGGGACACAAGACCCCCGACGAGATGCGGACGCACGTCCTGACGGCGACACCGGAAACGCTCGAATGGGGTTGCTTCACCTTCGGCGTCGTCCAGCACACCGACTACTTCTCCTTCTACGCCAGCGTCGACCATCTGCACATCGACGGTCTGTCCGCGGGGCTCATCTTCTTCGATATTCACCTGATGTATCAGGAACTGTGCGACGACACGCGCGAGCACACGCCCCCATCCCCGCCCCAGGTCAGGAGCTATCGCGACTATGCGGCTCGGCAGCGCGAGCAGATCGCCGAACTGACGCTGTCGTCGTCTCCGATCAAGGACTGGATCGCGTTCGCGCGCGAGACCGACGGCAACTGGCCCAGCTTCCCGCTGCCGCTCGGTGACACCTGGACCCACAGCAGGGGCGACCTGGTGACCGTCGAGTTGCTGGACGCCGACGAGACGGTGGCTTTCGACGAAACCTGCCGCGCCGCCGGCGCGCGGTTCATCGGCGGAGTGCTGGCTTGCGCGGCGCTGGCCGAGCACAAACTGACGGGCAGGGAGACTTACCACGGATTCACCGCCCGGGATACCCGGACGCCCGGCATCGACACGATGACGGTCGGTTGGTTCGCCAGCATGGTTCCGGTCAGCGTGCCGACCACCAGCGAGTCGTTCGCGGAGGCGGCGCGGGCGGCCCAGAAATCCTTCGACGCGGCCAAAGACCTCGCAGGCGTGCCGGTGGAGCGGGTGCTGGAGTTGGCGACGCCGGACGAGCTGGGGATCAAGCTGCCGACCTGTTTGCCGATGATGTTGTCGTTCCTGGACTTTCGCAAGATTCCGCTCGCGGGTCTGTGGGCGGAGACGAATTTCGGCACCTATGGCGATAGCCTGTCCCACGGCGGGATCAATATGTGGATCAACCGCCACGCGGAGCGAACCACCGTGACCATCTCGTTCCCGGACAACGAGGTTGCGCGCGAGTCGGTGCTGCGCTACATCGCGACCCTCAGCGAGACGTTCGCTCGTGCCATCGAGAAGACGCCCGATCAGCCGGAGGCTGACGACGACGAGGCGGCCTAG
- a CDS encoding LacI family DNA-binding transcriptional regulator, translating into MANVSTATVSYVLNNSVGRTISEQTRAAVRHAAAELGYRPNLAARNLARGKSGVVLYIVPRLAGGEMPMQVGTHMTTELTRRGVIQVQLFETEDDDTIADAINQLQPIAVTSLFPLGRKASRAVHDAGIPHICVHTQPGLGDPQYSVGQMRVDHLVSRGHRKLAFACSGDRRWRAVGDYWIDGVHRAARQHGLPDVVVAAFAPDDSATAARELHAAGVTAVCAQSDDVAFVVLDGIRRAGLRCPDDLAVIGVDATALSPFSVPALTTVEFDRTAIADLALSALLAELDLLDEPRPVAQDIATLIVREST; encoded by the coding sequence ATGGCCAACGTCTCGACCGCAACGGTCAGCTATGTGCTCAATAACTCTGTCGGGCGGACGATCTCGGAACAGACACGCGCCGCGGTTCGCCACGCGGCCGCCGAGCTGGGGTATCGCCCCAACCTTGCCGCTCGTAATCTCGCGCGCGGCAAGAGCGGCGTCGTGTTGTACATCGTGCCGCGACTGGCCGGCGGCGAGATGCCCATGCAGGTCGGCACTCACATGACCACCGAGTTGACTCGCCGCGGGGTCATACAGGTGCAGCTCTTCGAGACCGAGGACGACGACACCATCGCCGACGCTATCAACCAGCTTCAGCCGATCGCGGTGACGAGCCTGTTTCCCTTGGGCCGCAAAGCCTCCCGTGCGGTACACGATGCGGGTATCCCCCACATCTGTGTCCACACTCAGCCGGGCCTCGGAGATCCACAGTACTCGGTCGGACAGATGCGCGTCGACCATCTCGTCTCGCGAGGTCATCGCAAGCTGGCCTTCGCCTGTTCCGGCGATCGGCGGTGGCGCGCCGTCGGTGACTACTGGATCGACGGTGTCCACCGCGCCGCGCGCCAACACGGGCTACCCGACGTCGTCGTGGCGGCGTTCGCGCCGGACGACAGCGCCACCGCGGCCCGTGAACTGCACGCAGCGGGCGTCACCGCCGTCTGCGCACAGAGCGACGACGTGGCCTTCGTCGTGCTCGACGGCATACGACGCGCCGGGCTGCGGTGTCCCGACGATCTCGCCGTCATCGGCGTCGACGCGACGGCCCTGTCCCCGTTCAGCGTCCCCGCACTGACCACGGTGGAGTTCGACCGCACCGCGATCGCCGACCTGGCGCTTTCAGCGCTTTTGGCCGAGCTGGACTTGCTCGACGAGCCGCGGCCGGTCGCGCAGGACATCGCGACGCTGATCGTCCGCGAGTCCACCTGA
- a CDS encoding DUF7373 family lipoprotein, whose protein sequence is MKKTPLQCFTALAAVALAACNHITAGEATHEPSSFPTTVNTSRLDPGNYPTAPQPALGNAGSEQAGRLVEGRRMAAYVVGPWQVNPTLVGVGSAGPKVIDSPNALSSAVWPPIAGGAYNLPLVVGFVSERQTPGPDPQLTLRNSVLRFVNPSVASQAAQNMTTATRNMPRIPSVTPIVTEPERPQDIPGHPEARGTVLTFQEGSQTVRELTALTAHGSYVLIQVARCAAGPDCEAELAGHTLDRQVPLIDSFAPTDPGEFPTLAVDPTGLVARTLRTPPDQVTSMSGAAYPPAGALHLEDNPIQVGSLLSAAVVDYVSVNLTTVYQAKDPSAAQTLAQAYADLAAKMPAAQAAPPVPGLPDSRCTRVAGSNGLVPRYWCLAAADRYAIKTIARQLDNAQQQVAAQYRILMG, encoded by the coding sequence ATGAAAAAGACACCTTTGCAATGCTTTACGGCACTGGCCGCGGTTGCGCTGGCAGCGTGTAACCACATCACCGCGGGGGAAGCCACCCACGAACCCTCCAGCTTCCCGACGACGGTGAACACGTCCCGGCTCGACCCGGGGAACTATCCCACGGCCCCCCAGCCCGCGCTGGGCAACGCCGGCTCCGAACAGGCGGGCCGGCTCGTCGAAGGCCGACGGATGGCCGCCTACGTGGTGGGACCGTGGCAAGTCAACCCCACCCTGGTCGGTGTGGGCTCGGCCGGTCCGAAGGTGATCGATAGCCCCAATGCGCTGTCGAGCGCGGTGTGGCCGCCGATCGCCGGGGGCGCTTACAACCTGCCGTTGGTGGTCGGGTTCGTCTCGGAACGACAAACCCCGGGCCCGGATCCGCAGCTGACGCTACGCAATTCGGTGCTGCGATTCGTCAACCCGTCGGTGGCATCCCAGGCGGCCCAGAACATGACCACAGCGACCAGGAACATGCCGCGCATTCCCAGCGTCACCCCGATCGTGACGGAACCCGAACGCCCCCAAGATATTCCCGGTCATCCCGAGGCCAGGGGCACGGTGCTCACCTTTCAGGAGGGCAGCCAGACCGTGCGTGAGCTGACTGCGCTCACCGCGCACGGCTCGTACGTACTCATTCAAGTCGCGCGGTGCGCGGCCGGCCCGGACTGTGAGGCTGAGCTTGCCGGGCACACCCTCGACCGTCAGGTGCCGCTCATCGACAGCTTTGCCCCGACGGACCCCGGCGAATTCCCGACGCTTGCAGTCGATCCCACGGGGCTGGTCGCCCGCACCCTGCGCACACCGCCCGATCAGGTCACGTCGATGTCTGGGGCCGCCTACCCTCCAGCGGGGGCACTTCATCTGGAAGACAACCCGATCCAGGTCGGGTCGCTACTGTCCGCGGCGGTCGTGGACTACGTGTCGGTAAACCTGACCACCGTCTACCAAGCCAAAGATCCTTCCGCCGCGCAGACCCTGGCCCAGGCTTACGCCGACCTTGCCGCGAAAATGCCTGCTGCTCAAGCGGCGCCGCCGGTACCCGGCCTGCCCGACAGCCGCTGCACCCGCGTCGCCGGATCCAACGGCCTCGTACCGCGGTACTGGTGCCTGGCCGCGGCCGACCGCTACGCCATCAAGACCATCGCCCGCCAGCTCGATAATGCGCAACAACAGGTGGCAGCCCAATACCGCATCCTGATGGGATAG